The Panicum hallii strain FIL2 chromosome 5, PHallii_v3.1, whole genome shotgun sequence genome contains the following window.
GGTATACAGCTATACATTGCTAAATAACGCACCACAGACGAAGACAAATTAGAATTACCTGAATCTGGCTTTCCGAGGGAAGATTTCTCATGCAATGGACAACAGCTCCATATCCGTTCATATTAGCACTGCTCTTGCAAGATGAAAAAAGTTTCGTCACTGCCATCTCTGGACCATCTATACCCTTTAGCAAATAGTTCAAACAGAATCAGTATTCCATTAGAAAATAATCAGAATAGAGTGAAGCATCTTGTTGAAAACAGCCCTTCCCACCACATGATTGATCAGGCTGGATTTAATTAAGAGAATAAAGAGATTAATATATCTTTTCGTTTCTGATGTCAGAATATATGCATAAACACATTATATGACTTAATTTGCATACATGGCAATATCATACTGAATTTCTGATTAATAATCATCTTCCATAAATATTTCTGTTGTTTCACTGTCATAGCTCAATCAATTTCTATTAAAAGCTGATATTTTGGTGGTCAGTCAATAAACAAAGCACAATCATGATACAGAACACATTAAGTATTTCTCCTACGCGGCCAGCTTAAGCATCAAGATACTGTCATTCAAGCAAGAATGCAAATCCCAGTTTAAAGATTAGACTAAAAAGAGACGCAAAAGGCATTCAGATAAATGACATCGGGTAAATCTTCAAGTATCTAGGAGTGACACCTTAACATATTAATGTTGAACATACCTAACATGTCTCCTTTCAAGTTATCAGAAACCAGGGTATCACTGATGTGCAATCATAGAGAAGCACTGACAGTGAATGACAGTGGTGTCTGGTATATATTTCACTTATTGGAGGATTTGCAATACAGCAAATGAAAAATGTTGTTCTAACAAAATATTAATTCCAAGGACAGGATCATTGACAGGCAGAAAATACCTCTTGTGACGGGTCAGACCCAAAGGGTGAACGAAGCTTTCCATAGTGTTGACACAATATTTTCAACAACAAAATAAGCACCTTCTGAACATCCCCTCCCTGGAATTCCGTCTGAGAAGATTCATATACTCCAGTCATATCATCAAGCCATTTATTCACATCCTTTGATGCAGCACTTCCAGCGACAAGAGGGCCAGGAATAGGATGGCGACACAAAGCATGGAAGTAGCTAAATGCACCACCGTTTGTGATGCTTGAGTGATCAACTTTATCAGCTACGATCTCTGGAATATTAAGAACTGATACCGTTCGACCAGAATTGCCCTTGGATTGCAGCAACAAAAAGCTTTTAGTTACAACTCATTACAACAAGAGTATTAAAAGGAAATAATTTTGTGGTACCTGATTTCCGCTGTCAAAGTTTGCAGCCATGGAGCTGGTTTCTTTAAGAACTACAAGCTTCCCCCCAAATCCAAAGGATACCACAGTGTGTGGTGGACGTCCAGCTGATGATCTCTGCTCATGTGGTGAGAAACCAAACTGTTGGGATGGACCGTTTGTACCAGTCAATTGTTGCTGAGCAATGCCCATTGAGGTCTGAGTGCCCCAATAGTTGCTTGCCGCATGAGTATGTGCAGTGGAATCATCATGCATTTGTGTCTTGTATATGCTTTCTTTCGGTACGAAACTTTGTGTATTGGCAACCCCATTTGAACCACCATATCCATCTCTTGTCAAAGGTTCATCTGCCATGTGGCCAGCCTGGTGATCTTTAGGAGGCTGGAATTCCTTGCGACTATTCTGGAAACCTGTTGAAGGTTCAAACCCTTTGTACCTTAACTCCTTACTTGTAGAATGCTCCAAACCCCTGTACCGACTCTGGTTCCCTGTAAAAGGTTCAAACCCCTTATAGCTAGCCTGATTTCCCTCACTACCAGTGTATTGACCAGTAGAAGGCATAAATGTCTCTATATGAGACTCGTAATTTATTGATGACTGCAAAGACTCAGCATTGGCCTGCTGCCCAATCTGATTCCCAGCCTGCTGAATGGAACTATAGGAACTACCTAACAAGCTATTGCCCCCCGAAACATCAGGCTGCATGGTGTTACCCAACGAATTTGGTTGCCACTGGCTCTTCTGGTTATAGCTACTTGCATAGGAATCCTCGGTGTAATTAGCTACACTATGGCCTGCCCCTGCAAACCCATCTGAGGCTGCTGCGGTAGTTGCAACCTGTGCAACACTTTGCTGGTATGACTCAAGTGTTTGCCATTGTTGAGTGTTGGTGTCAAAGAACCATCCTGGGTATTCCGCATAGAACAGCATGTTTGGTGGGTATTCtacagagatacaaatgccaaccAATTTTTACATTACAGCTATAATATTACATGGGATACATCCATAGTATAAAATCCTAACTAGTTCGAATCTATACAAGACTTTTTCAGAGTTATAGTTTCTGCAGTGGAAAACAAACGCGACACTACAGACGTCGCATaatggatgtttgagctaagcccaagctcaacatcattcggagggacctgtgttggccggggacgggtcccactccacggaccaaccttcggGTAGCGgttaaggccatggcataggcataGCAtggtcgtcagggggattacctgaacaaaagtgacaatgcaagactgagtatactgatactcagcaaggcttacccgttcatggtatacttagccatgtagctagacttatgatgaCTTTACTGGTTACGGGTaaatttttcagctgaaaagaaacaaagagtggatccttaatttcaaattttagctttccagtTCTACGTAATTAattattctagataagcacctataactataaAAGCATGGTAAGAAGTATTTCATTTTTTTACCGATTTTTCGTTACTCCATTTGTGTGCCTGGGATGCGGATCCCCACCCCACCACGTGTTCTGAAGGGAGTTCAAGACGAACCCCTTGAATTCTCTATGGGGTTTATCCGCTCTAAAATTTCTTTTGCTAAGTATCaaaacaagtttgattttttgCCGAAGTATCCAAACAAGACCTCACGAATCTGCTTATGTACACAATAATGTGGGTATATCTATTTCTTTGTTCTCATAGTCTGGCATATGTACTGTAGATAAACCTGTTCCAATGGCCAAACAAAAAGAGGGTGTGGACAAGGGAACTGCTAGGAGGATGATCCGGTCTACGGAAGGCTGTGCGAAGAGCATTACTTTCAAGAGGAACAACAAATCAGACGCCGTGCAGCTTCACGATCTGCCGACTGTAAGAGTAATTCCAAATAGTTCAATCCTCCTTTCGCAGTAAGCATATATGTCAAATAATTCAAAAGAGCTTGCTAGGACCAGTTAATCAGTGGTTCAGTTTACTCGGCTGCTTACTCACGCCACTTACTATGTGCAGGACATCCTAGGTAGCATACTATCACGGTTGACATTCAGAGAATCCTCAGGGATGGGCCTTGTTTCTCATATCTGGCGGCGGCTGTGGAGAAGCTGCTGTTGGAAACTGGTCTTCACCAGGGCTACAATGTTCCAACCCAGAAATAAGAGCATCAAACGTACAAGGACCAACTTTGCCATGAGAGTCGACAGTTTCTTGCGGCAGCTACACACTCATTCTCCTCTTGATAAGTTTGTTATTAAGTTCGGGCTGCGCAGGAAGCACACTTGCCATGTCAACAGATGGATTCGCTTCTGCTCTGCGTCGCGAGCAAGGCACATCACTATTGATTTCACTCCTGGAGTGAAAGGTTTTGCCATGGGTCTAGCCAACAGCAAGTACATCTTCCCCCTGAACGTTTTTAGTGGTCCAGACGGCTCCTCTACACATGTCAGATTTCTTCATCTGGGCTATGTCTGTCTGGACACAACCTCCTCTGGTTTCATGGCTTTTGCAAATCTTAAGAAGCTCACTCTGCACAAAATTTCCTTTTTGGGAGGCCTCCAGTGCCTGATGCTGCCAGAATTCAATTCTCTTGAGTGGCTGAGCATCAGCTACTGTTCCTTGCCCGGTTTAAGCACATGCCAGCCGCTGCAACGCCTGCGATGTGTTCGTTTGCACTACTGCTATCTGAAAAAGATTGAGCTGGAAGCTCCAAATCTAACATCGTTTGACTTGACCAACCCACCAATTCCATTTGTGCTTGGTGCATCTCTGAAGGTAATGGAAGCCAACATTAAACTGCTCTCTTATGATGATAATCTGGACTACATTTACACTGAGCTTCCTGCTGCACTGTCTCATGTGCATAAACTCTCCATAACCTCGCCTCTCTGCATTTTTGATGAGGTTTGTCTGTTTCTGAAAGTACTTAAGTTCATTCAACTATTACTGACCTTTATTTGCACCTGACATGTTTGTTCCTCATCTCATACATATTTTGACTCTCATGGTTATATTTCAGCTGCAAGGGTTTGCCAAAATCTCAGCCAGATTCATCAATCTGAGGCATCTGACCATGTATTTGCCTCTTTACGGGGACCTTGAGTCAATTGACGGGATTCTTCGCTTGGCCTACCTCCTGGAGTTGGCCCCAGCTCTAGAAGAATTGGAATTGCATGTGAGTGGCTTACTAACTCTATAATCTCTTATACATTTTCTCAAGGTATGCTGTATCTGTAGATATTTTTGTAGAGGGATTGCAGCACTAGTGTACCAGGCATATTGTTTATCATCTTTGCTAATTTTGAATTGCCTGAATATTTATTATCCCTCATTATCTAAAACTACATAGTTTAAAATTGCAGTAACATAAAAGTTGTCTGAATAGTTAAAAAAGATTAAAAAAGACAAAAAAAGGAGCAATGTTGCAATCAATTGAACATCGGATACTATCATACTTCATTACTATACGAGCCAAGGTGCCCATGTGTTGCTAGTTTGCTACAAGGTCTCGAATACTTGATAGTTTAAAATTGCAGTACCATAAAAAATTTTGAGTGTTGATGTTATAATTAAAAAGGATAAAAACACACACAAAAAGTAGCAAAGTCACAATCAATTGAAAAAAGGACACTACCATACTTTATTACCTTACGAGTTGAGGTGCCTATGCGTTGCTCTGAGATCTTTGAATACATGACTTTTAAATTTAAAAGCAATGATGCTTGTTTTACGAGCAGGATGTAAGTATGTCATAATGAGATTCAGCTCTACAGTAATATTAGTCAAGAATACATGTACGCACACACGATTAATACCAACTAAACTGCCTAAACATTTTGTTTTACAAAAGCAGCACTAATTGACAATATGGAAAGACTACGCGCAAGCCATGCTTCTCTTTTGATCATGTCTAGAGAATTCCCTCAGAGTTGATCTGACCACCCAACCAACATTATGCATCTAGAATAATGTTGCCATTTTTTGTAGTGAACAATTAGGCCTTGAGCATTGCGACAAGAAGCCTAACTATCCCTCTTTGACAGTCAGAAAAGTGTTATACCTCGAAGACTATTTATAATTTTTAAAGCTGATGCCAAGAAAACAATGGTGTGGTTGAGGTCATAATAAACACATATTGGTGAGCTCGCAGATAAAACAATTTTCATAACATTCACCGGTGATGTAGACAAAAAACACAAGGAACAACGAACAACGATGTATGGGCCTGTGTCATTGGGCTGGCTGGTTAAGCATGTGCCCAACAGTCATTTGCTGGCATGTGGCCAAAATTGAATAGGTGAGGGGAGTAAAATGGACTTTTCCCCTTTAAAAAATTGAACTTCTAGCCTTTTAGTGTACCGTTGCCGCTCTTCTTTCTTCTATTATATACTGCTGTTCCATTGGTTTTCATGCTCTCCTCCTATTCCTCTGTTCCTTTGTTTATGTCTCCTGCTGCGAAATCAATGTGGGTGCTGTGAGAGGATGGCTCGGGGAGGCGTTGGAGTGTGGTAGGAGGGCCGCGGTGTGGTTGCATGGGAGAGGCCAAGGAGGGGCGCTCGCCGCTGCGAGGCAGTACAGTGTGGCGGTCCCACCTGTCAGCACAGCTGTGGTAGAACATACCACCACCACTGTCACTTTTTAAGTAGTGTATGATTATTTGGGTAATACAATACAGTTTTATCCATTTTTGAAGCCAATTGGATTTTTTATTGGCAATGATGTTCTATATGTGAAATGTAAACTGTAAAGTAGCCCAAAATTTCTTGAAGGCACTATGTCCAAATCTAACCTTTGAATGTTCCTTCCTTTTCAAATATAATGTCCAACAAGATAATGGCCATAAGTAGTACTTTCATATGGATGTCAATTGGTATTGTCCCTTTTATGTCAGAAAACCTATATAATGTTAAACTTATTGTTTTTAATCTCAAAGTTTATGACGGCTTCCAAATGTCAGTAGTATCCAGTGAGAACTTATAATATATCCATGACAATCACAAAAATTTCTATGCTTAAGCTACGGCTGTGTGCCTTTATTTTGGATTGGGAAACTATAGGATTGTTGAGTGGTTTGATGCTCTCAGCTTCATGATCGGAATggattttttttaagaaaacagAGGTAATCTGTTGACCAAGCTTATTGTGATGTTAGAGTTACATTGCCAAAGGACACTAGGACTAGGATAGCATGTGTTTCAAAGACAATGCTTCGTTAAACCTTTTAAGTACGGTTTATCCCATGTTTCTTGTTTTCATAGGCCTGTTCTTGTTGCTCATTGAGCTACCACTTCCCATATGTATGATGTGATTCTAAACGTGTAGTTTTGTGTTTGCTTCATTTCCCCTTGTTTATTATTTTGTTCCCACATTCATTATGAAAAATTGATATGATGGATCTCTAAAGAGTCCGGTATCTTTGCATGCAGGCGAACGGCGGTGATGTGTCTGTTGGATGGGCACTCAGACGGAATATGTTACCATACCCACACAATAAGCTCAAGAGGGTCCTTATTTCAGGAGCCTTTGAATGGGAGGGGCTAATGGAGCTGGCATACTACATTCTTCGGAGTGCCAATAGACTCGAATGTATGATCCTAGATCCAATGAGAAGAATTGGGGGTCCTCCGCTGGATGGGTGGATGGTTGATAAAGGTTGGGAGATGATCAAAGAGTTTTTTGAGGGAGAGGAGTTTCGAAGCATTCTTACTATTCTGTAAGAATGGTAAGATAGACACAAGATTTTAGTGGTCACAGTAAGTGGCCACGCTTGATATGCCATAGGTTAGACCAGTATGGTCATAAATGTTTACTGTTTTCATTTTCGACCTCAAAAATGGTACACGAAATGTAAATTTGACCATTAGCTTCTGTTGTAATATATTTTAGAAATCCAATAGAGCAATACTGCTACGTACAAGTACTTTTCAAGTCAAATCGAGAGCACATTACAACTTCATATCAACCTTAACATTTAAAAAGACATTGCTGATAAAACTTTTAGAACTTCTATTACATGTTTGTCCCAACCCAACGGCATGAATATTGAGTAGCTAGACTTGTCTAAATGAGTTTAACTAGGAGTGAGGAAAAGTATAAAGGGTTTGTGTCTGAGATCTCTTAGTTCTTTTCATAGACCTTACCGTTCTCCCTTGTTTTGTGTCTGAGATCTCTTAGTTCTTTTCAAAGGGGTATTGTCGCCATTGCAATCCTTTTGAGTGAGAATAAGTTCAGAATTGAGTTAAAAGTTCTGAAGATGGGTTCATTAGAAGTTGTATAGATGAGGCTTTTAAACAGCCATCCAGGATGTGAGAGACCTACTTGGCGCAGCAGATAAATTACCAAATGGTGCTGTTGAGGTGTATCCTGTACCTAGAGATGCCTCAGTTGACATGTTACCTCCAGCTGAGGGAACAGATGTGCCAGCTCCTTCCAAATTTGAAGATTCATCAACGCCAGATGTCAATGAAGATGGCATTGAGAAAGACACAAATTTGGAAGAGGGCAATACAGAAAGTCTGACAATGTCTGCACAATTTTCTGCTTTTGGTAAAGATAACTCAGACTACACTGAAGTTGCTGCTCATTAGGATGATGGCTCGATAGAGAACAGATGTCTTTCAGTCCAATGGCCTTTCATATGAGCATAACCAAAGTAAGTCAAAATGAAGCTCATTTCAGTTATCTGTATTTGTGCATGTGGTTGGTCAGCTTCTATTATTCTGAAGACTATTTGGTAAATTATTAAGTTGGAAGATAGCTTATTTTATTTATGTGAATGATTTTCTTTCCCTATGGTTATCACACCCCCATTTGGCCACCATGATGCTCAGTTACTTGAAATTTCTTTCTAGATTTCTCCGTTCGTCTCTGTACGTGTATTTATATATTGCATTGTTGCATGCCATAATACCCAATTACACATTAATTACTGACCTTCTGTTTTACATCTGCGTGCTAAAATACCAGTGACTGTGGTCTGTGGATCTCTTGGAACTGTCTTTCTAGTACTTAACCTTTTGCTGTTGCTCATCAAGTTTCTCATTTTGTATTATCATTTGCCGCTTTGATGGCAGATTTCAATGGAGATATGTCTGCCACTACGAAACAATTTGACCAGTTGACTCTGCACGAGAGACCAAAATCATCTGATGATAATCCGACAGTAATAATCCCTGATCATCTTCAGGTTTCAAATGCTGACTGCGCACACTTGACATTTGATAGTTCTGGAACAATTGATGCATCTTTGACCACAAAACCTCTTGAATGTCATGGTGATGTTGCGACAGTTCCTGATGACCAATCAATGGACCAGACAGATGTCAGGTATGTTTTCTATTTTTTAGTATTCTTCGCACCCATTTTATTGTGTAGCATTTATAAgccctctttttttcttttcagaaTCCACGAGGATGGAAGCAAGGCGACAGCAACTCCAGCTGCTGACGAGTATGCTGCCTCTGTGACACACAGCAACCTGGAGAATCTTGATGTTACATCGGTACAACAATCTGAAGTGACAAGAGTCAGTTTCCTGGATGTCATAAACAATACTGGATATAACCTATCATCAACCTCAGATTTTGCAGCTTCAAGTGCAGCGCTGCAAGATTCTGCTTCACACAATTATCTTCAGTAAAACCTACAGTTCCAGAATATTTCTCCTCTCTCAAGCTTTATTGTATGTATTCATATTTTGCATTGATATAGCTCATTAAAAAAGAGAAGTCTACCTGATTCTCCTTTTGCATTTTTTTCCTGAACACGCAGGAGAGAGAGCTGCCTGCCATTTTATTAAGAAGAAAAAGCGTACCCAGGTGTACATAACACACACACAACAACACACCTTCCTAAAAGAATTCACGCGATATTATTAATTTATTGACAATGCCCGTTTTTCTGTACTAACAACTGTTTTATTACTCTATATCTGCAGCAAATATAAAATGGTCTCCTGCCACCAGCAATCCGGCCACTGCGCGAATTTGATCCAGCGTTCTCACTATTGCTCACTAACCCTCCTATGATGCATGGTACAACGTCTTTGTCCATGAACAATGCTACTGTTTCAACGCAGCCCCAAGAGGTATGGATCATTGAATCATGCCACTTCATCTTCATCTATGCTTAGTGAAGCAGCCATATATTTCTTGCCAACTTCGTGCATTCTATCTTGTTGGTTTAGGTAACTGCCGTTGCTAGCACTAGTCTGCAAAAGTTATGATCTGGAAAAGGGCAGCATATATTCCCCCTTTTTTGGTAGTTGACAAACTAAATTATACAAATGGGGCCCAGAGTTTGCTAATGCACCTTTTCATTCTGTTCTATGTCAATAGTTCTATTATTTGAATTGGTGGAACATTTGCAATTTTTGGCAAAATATGAGGAAACAATGCATCAGACTTTTTTATGCTGCTATCTGATTGTTTCCTAATCTTTAAATTTGTCATGGTACCTGTAAATGTGTTAAGAATTTGTTATCCAGCGTTGCGTTTGCGTGGATCACTGGATAGCAAAATTTCCCCAAAATTTTTTTGAGGATGCATCTGGGTCCCCGAAAACCGCATTGATTCTGCCCTTGGGCAGTCTTAGTCCGACAATCCCCTTTGACCCAACTCCTGTCTTGGGTGTGGTGGACCACTTGATAGCATTCTTTCCCCCAAGAAAATTTGGTGGTGCATCTGGATCCCTGCACCCTCCGCTAAGTCTGCCCTCCCTGGTCATGCTGTCTTAGTCCGGTTGTCGTCTTTGACCCAGTCGGAAATGGGGTGTATCGAGCTACACGAATATTTTTTGTTTGGAAGGCTGTACCCATAAGTAAGACAGAGAGAATCATTGTGCCATTTAGCAAAGGAAGCTGCTTTAGATAATAAGCGGTTGATATGCTCTCCAATCTTGCATTTAGTTTTTCATATGAACAATATTGGCTTGGAAGGTGCTCTGAGGTGACAAGTGAATATATACTTCAGTTTAAGACACCGTTCATGatataatattttcttaaaaaaaagcTGGTGTATCCTTGTGCTTTTTGTACCATTTACAGAGAAAAATGAAAATATGCTGTCCACAGTTGTTCTTGTTGAGAACTATGTTTCATGATTGAATTATCTTTCCTTAATGTTGACGCAAAAAACGGTGATCGGCTTGTTATGTGGCCACACACGAGGATCTGAAAGATTTGTCTTTCTCCGGCGCAGGCTCCAGTTAGCTTCGCGTAGGTGCTAGACGTGTAGGTGATAGACGTGCCAGTCAATTTGATATGTAATTGATATAGACGTGCCAGTCAAATTGATATGTAATTGATAAGAAATAATGCAATCATCAAATACTAGAACGTATCGGTTGGATTCCGAACTGTTCCAAAGAAATATCGAGATGTAATAAGAAATCGGCTAAGAAGCAGCCGATTCTACTATGAGGTAATACCAATTACTCAATAATACTTCATGAACAATGCTTAGATTCAGATCTAATCGGCTATGTGCAGTAACTTAATAATAAAACATAACTACAGCTGATAGAAAATCTAAGATCTAAGCTAGATAATTTGTGATAAAAACTAAACTGCACAAGATTAAATAAATATATTTGCAAAGTATAGCAAATATCGATAACTGGTGAGTAAATAGATCGAGAAGGAAGCTGATGCGCCGTCCATCAAAGACTAATTTGCTCGATAAACACAGAACTTACCAGCAAGCTGGAGATCGAAGCGATACAGCCCTGCTACCGGAAGAACTCGTCGAAAAGAAAAAAACTACGAAACTAGAGTTTGGTGAAGTCGCCGACAATGAAGAAAAGAGTTTGTTGTATTGATGTGTGATTATTCTGATTACAAGCCCGTAGACTAATATTTATAGTCTAAGCTAACAAACCCTAGTCGATCACGACACAACATGACTTGACCAAAAAGAAAACAATCTTTCTAAAATAAATAATTTGGACTCCATACGATAACTTGCTGACGTGGACCATCGGCAT
Protein-coding sequences here:
- the LOC112894733 gene encoding F-box/FBD/LRR-repeat protein At1g13570-like, producing MAKQKEGVDKGTARRMIRSTEGCAKSITFKRNNKSDAVQLHDLPTDILGSILSRLTFRESSGMGLVSHIWRRLWRSCCWKLVFTRATMFQPRNKSIKRTRTNFAMRVDSFLRQLHTHSPLDKFVIKFGLRRKHTCHVNRWIRFCSASRARHITIDFTPGVKGFAMGLANSKYIFPLNVFSGPDGSSTHVRFLHLGYVCLDTTSSGFMAFANLKKLTLHKISFLGGLQCLMLPEFNSLEWLSISYCSLPGLSTCQPLQRLRCVRLHYCYLKKIELEAPNLTSFDLTNPPIPFVLGASLKVMEANIKLLSYDDNLDYIYTELPAALSHVHKLSITSPLCIFDELQGFAKISARFINLRHLTMYLPLYGDLESIDGILRLAYLLELAPALEELELHANGGDVSVGWALRRNMLPYPHNKLKRVLISGAFEWEGLMELAYYILRSANRLECMILDPMRRIGGPPLDGWMVDKGWEMIKEFFEGEEFRSILTIL